A stretch of the Panthera uncia isolate 11264 chromosome D1, Puncia_PCG_1.0, whole genome shotgun sequence genome encodes the following:
- the SPATA19 gene encoding spermatogenesis-associated protein 19, mitochondrial isoform X1, with product MIITTWIVYILARKGAGFPFPPKISSDVEVVESEAVSVVQHWLKKTEEEASQDIKEKMLTNCPPTHGQDVHVTRDVVKHHLSKSDLLANQSQEVLEERTRIQFIRWSHTRIFQVPSEVREDVMRDRIEQVRRSLPFAVFFICSLCNLTDESSQEIHNRTSYADC from the exons ATGATAATTACAACATGGATTGTGTACATTCTTGCCCGAAAAGGTGCAGGGTTCCCCTTCCCACCAAAAATCAGTTCG GACGTTGAAGTTGTAGAAAGTGAGGCTGTATCTGTAGTACAGCACTGGCTGAAAAAG ACTGAAGAAGAGGCTTCCCAGGACATAAAGGAGAAGATGTTGACCAACTGCCCTCCCACGCATGGCCAAGATGTACATGTGACCAGAGATGTG GTGAAGCACCATCTCTCAAAGTCTGATTTGTTGGCAAACCAGAGTCAAGAGGTCCTGGAGGAAAGAACGAGAATCCAGTTCATAAGATGGAG CCATACCCGTATCTTCCAAGTGCCAAGTGAGGTGAGGGAGGATGTTATGCGAGACCGAATAGAGCAGGTGAGACGAAG CCTCCCCTTTGCTGTGTTCTTCATCTGCAGCCTATGCAATCTTACGGATGAATCATCTCAGGAGATTCACAACAGAACTTCCTATGCAGACTGCTGA
- the SPATA19 gene encoding spermatogenesis-associated protein 19, mitochondrial isoform X3 translates to MIITTWIVYILARKGAGFPFPPKISSDVEVVESEAVSVVQHWLKKTEEEASQDIKEKMLTNCPPTHGQDVHVTRDVVKHHLSKSDLLANQSQEVLEERTRIQFIRWSHTRIFQVPSEVREDVMRDRIEQVRRRTRMGQWLTHGLCGHLSSTP, encoded by the exons ATGATAATTACAACATGGATTGTGTACATTCTTGCCCGAAAAGGTGCAGGGTTCCCCTTCCCACCAAAAATCAGTTCG GACGTTGAAGTTGTAGAAAGTGAGGCTGTATCTGTAGTACAGCACTGGCTGAAAAAG ACTGAAGAAGAGGCTTCCCAGGACATAAAGGAGAAGATGTTGACCAACTGCCCTCCCACGCATGGCCAAGATGTACATGTGACCAGAGATGTG GTGAAGCACCATCTCTCAAAGTCTGATTTGTTGGCAAACCAGAGTCAAGAGGTCCTGGAGGAAAGAACGAGAATCCAGTTCATAAGATGGAG CCATACCCGTATCTTCCAAGTGCCAAGTGAGGTGAGGGAGGATGTTATGCGAGACCGAATAGAGCAGGTGAGACGAAG GACCCGAATGGGGCAATGGCTGACGCATGGGCTGTGTGGGCATCTCAGCTCCACGCCATGA
- the SPATA19 gene encoding spermatogenesis-associated protein 19, mitochondrial isoform X2, whose protein sequence is MIITTWIVYILARKGAGFPFPPKISSDVEVVESEAVSVVQHWLKKTEEEASQDIKEKMLTNCPPTHGQDVHVTRDVVKHHLSKSDLLANQSQEVLEERTRIQFIRWSHTRIFQVPSEVREDVMRDRIEQVRRSLCNLTDESSQEIHNRTSYADC, encoded by the exons ATGATAATTACAACATGGATTGTGTACATTCTTGCCCGAAAAGGTGCAGGGTTCCCCTTCCCACCAAAAATCAGTTCG GACGTTGAAGTTGTAGAAAGTGAGGCTGTATCTGTAGTACAGCACTGGCTGAAAAAG ACTGAAGAAGAGGCTTCCCAGGACATAAAGGAGAAGATGTTGACCAACTGCCCTCCCACGCATGGCCAAGATGTACATGTGACCAGAGATGTG GTGAAGCACCATCTCTCAAAGTCTGATTTGTTGGCAAACCAGAGTCAAGAGGTCCTGGAGGAAAGAACGAGAATCCAGTTCATAAGATGGAG CCATACCCGTATCTTCCAAGTGCCAAGTGAGGTGAGGGAGGATGTTATGCGAGACCGAATAGAGCAGGTGAGACGAAG CCTATGCAATCTTACGGATGAATCATCTCAGGAGATTCACAACAGAACTTCCTATGCAGACTGCTGA